A genomic region of Anopheles coustani chromosome 3, idAnoCousDA_361_x.2, whole genome shotgun sequence contains the following coding sequences:
- the LOC131271909 gene encoding NHL repeat-containing protein 2, whose product MSSSPEGQDMMDVLASNSNQLADDVAAVGSNAAKRQKLVLDYLKVADREGKSVTAEFPDGLDWFNVTEPLTLQGSLRGKVVVLDFFTYCCINCMHILPNLKRLEHMYPIEKGLVVVGVHSAKFRNEKDSKNIRAAVERYEISHPVVNDNVSAMWRKLRVQCWPTLMILGPRANPLFVIMGEGNFEDLKLYIGSTIRFYKEKGELRDDSLPMNLSNTAAMASNLKFPGKIACSLPTRGVREDNNDGEELYAVSDSGNHRILIIQPDGMVRYKIGGKQSGFVDGSFEQARFNAPQGVAFQGCGVVFVADNENHAIRKIDLDTQQVSTVVGNGVQGNDRTGGKSGRDQSISSPWDVAVYSTRDLDMSFHADDSKAPLKDVLLIAMAGIHQIWAVFLEETIWWKFKKYPAGTCWAIAGSGHEQNRNTSYPHSAAFAQPSGLAINRDVKEVYLADSESSAIRKISLVDGKVMAVAGGDRNPLDLFAFGDVDGKQYSAKFQHPLGVAYNPQDGCIYFADTYNHKIKKIDATTNCAVTCEFRDSQGSTKRFNEPAGLCLDRSGRHLYIADTNNHELLVADLSDNTVRPMELYFRVPEEMDSAEDRSLQSLKPSRVITMPASAAYSLDLNFEFHFHEPATKFSEGAPQRWSLQLPSTKWVCQEGTKGTIDPSPEQGLKLQVTLPKYDLPTNGNGESALLGVDFKLNLCEGDVCFPKEFTLRLDVNFSTDDAEVLDNYLATETIKIYLSRSKSAL is encoded by the exons ATGAGCTCATCACCCGAGGGTCAAGACATGATGGACGTCTTggccagcaacagcaaccagCTAGCGGACGATGTTGCTGCGGTCGGTAGCAATGCCGCCAAACGGCAGAAGCTCGTCCTAGACTACCTCAAAGTGGCCGACCGAGAGGGCAAGAGTGTGACCGCCGAATTCCCCGACGGACTGGATTGGTTTAACGTTACGGAACCGCTAACCTTGCAGGGTTCACTGCGCGGGAAGGTTGTTGTGCTGGACTTTTTCACCTACTGTTGCATCAACTGCATGCACATCCTACCGAATCTGAAACGCCTGGAGCATATGTACCCCATCGAAAAGGGACTGGTTGTGGTCGGCGTGCATAGCGCTAAGtttcgaaacgaaaaggaCTCGAAAAACATTCGCGCTGCGGTGGAGCGGTACGAAATTTCCCACCCCGTCGTCAACGACAATGTGTCGGCGATGTGGCGGAAGCTGCGGGTGCAGTGCTGGCCCACCCTCATGATTCTCGGGCCACGCGCTAACCCTCTGTTCGTGATCATGGGTGAGGGTAACTTTGAGGATCTGAAGCTCTACATAGGCAGCACGATTCGGTTTTACAAGGAAAAGGGGGAGCTGCGGGACGATTCGCTTCCGATGAATTTATCCAACACGGCAGCGATGGCCTCCAATCTAAAATTCCCTGGCAAAATCGCATGCTCTTTGCCAACCCGAGGCGTCCGAGAAGACAACAACGACGGGGAGGAGCTGTACGCCGTATCAGACTCCGGAAACCATCGTATCCTGATCATTCAGCCCGATGGGATGGTTCGCTACAAGATCGGCGGTAAACAGAGCGGCTTCGTGGATGGTAGTTTCGAGCAGGCACGTTTTAACGCCCCACAGGGTGTGGCCTTCCAAGGATGCGGCGTAGTGTTCGTGGCCGACAACGAAAACCATGCTATCCGTAAAATCGATCTCGACACGCAGCAGGTCAGCACGGTCGTAGGAAATGGCGTGCAAGGAAACGATCGTACCGGCGGCAAGAGTGGTCGCGACCAGTCCATTTCCTCGCCCTGGGACGTTGCCGTGTACTCGACGCGAGATCTAGACATGTCTTTCCATGCGGACGACTCGAAGGCACCGCTGAAGGATGTGCTGTTGATTGCCATGGCGGGCATCCACCAGATTTGGGCCGTCTTCCTGGAGGAGACCATCTGGTGGAAGTTTAAGAAGTACCCCGCCGGGACATGCTGGGCCATTGCAGGCAGTGGCCACGAGCAGAATCGTAACACCTCGTATCCGCACAGTGCTGCCTTTGCACAACCATCCGGCCTGGCGATCAATCGGGATGTGAAGGAAGTTTATCTAGCGGACAGCGAAAGTTCGGCAATTCGAAAGATTTCTTTGGTCGATGGAAAAGTTATGGCAGTTGCCGGTGGCGATCGTAATCCATTG GATCTGTTTGCCTTTGGCGATGTCGACGGTAAGCAGTACTCGGCCAAGTTTCAACATCCGCTTGGTGTGGCCTACAACCCGCAAGACGGATGTATCTACTTCGCCGACACGTACAATCACAAAATCAAAAAGATCGACGCTACAACGAATTGCGCGGTCACATGCGAGTTTCGCGACTCACAGGGATCAACGAAACGATTCAACGAACCGGCCGGACTATGTCTCGATCGGTCCGGACGGCATCTCTACATAGCCGATACGAACAATCATGAGTTGCTCGTAGCCGATCTGTCCGACAACACCGTCCGTCCGATGGAGCTCTACTTCCGCGTACCGGAAGAGATGGACAGTGCCGAGGACCGCTCATTGCAATCTTTGAAGCCCTCGCGAGTTATAACGATGCCCGCGAGTGCAGCCTATTCGCTGGATCTAAACTTCGAATTCCATTTCCATGAACCAGCTACCAAATTTTCCGAAGGTGCACCGCAACGCTGGTCGCTCCAGCTTCCATCCACCAAATGGGTCTGCCAGGAAGGAACGAAAGGCACAATTGATCCTTCGCCTGAACAAGGCCTTAAGCTACAAGTCACGCTTCCGAAATATGATCTGCCAACGAATGGTAACGGCGAATCCGCGTTGCTCGGTGTCGACTTTAAGCTAAATCTGTGCGAAGGTGACGTTTGCTTTCCGAAAGAGTTCACCCTACGGTTGGATGTAAATTTCAGCACAGACGACGCGGAGGTACTAGATAATTACCTCGCAACGGAAacgatcaagatttatctgtCCCGATCTAAGTCAGCACTTTAG
- the LOC131271911 gene encoding F-box/LRR-repeat protein 20-like: MSAKAGRVRLAKQPDSLFHTCIRFVAKNLQLYKDIEYLELLPALVKNAIFLNVVRVHKGFHDEELPRLLLNSTLTRVNLSTSTITDGLLALLSEKCPHLRSLTLTEGNYRFTRAGLDAMIKQLGKLQHLYAKHCPVIDDEFVRLLTTSCPHLDTLDLESCKNVGDESADGLRDMPLVRLNVAHTGITDKFLKAIANERCGKTLEDLNVGHCPITSDGLAALPWDTIKYIGFEGCSIEDLDIVGFGKHLKYIYWTISN; this comes from the exons ATGAGTGCTAAAGCTGGCCGCGTACGGCTAGCGAAGCAACCGGATTCATTGTTTCACAC GTGCATTCGGTTCGTTGCTAAGAATTTACAACTCTACAAGGACATCGAGTATCTGGAGCTGCTACCAGCGCTGGTGAAGAATGCCATCTTTCTCAACGTCGTACGTGTACACAAGGGTTTCCATGATGAGGAATTGCCCCGACTGCTGCTCAACTCCACCCTTACGAGGGTAAACCTGTCGACGTCGACGATCACTGATGGTCTGCTGGCGCTGTTGTCCGAAAAGTGTCCTCACCTGCGTAGCCTTACCCTGACCGAGGGCAACTATCGGTTCACCCGCGCCGGCCTGGATGCGATGATCAAGCAGCTAGGCAAACTGCAGCATCTCTACGCGAAGCATTGCCCGGTGATCGATGACGAGTTCGTGCGGCTGCTCACGACCAGCTGCCCGCATCTGGACACCCTCGACCTGGAGTCGTGCAAGAACGTCGGTGACGAGTCGGCCGACGGTTTACGTGATATGCCGCTGGTTCGGCTAAACGTGGCGCACACCGGCATCACGGACAAATTTCTCAAGGCAATAGCTAACGAGCGCTGCGGTAAGACGCTGGAGGACCTGAATGTAGGACACTGTCCCATCACCAGCGATGGGCTGGCTGCTTTACCATGGGACACAATCAAGTACATTGGTTTCGAAGGGTGCAGCATTGAAG ATCTTGACATTGTTGGATTCGGGAAGCATCTCAAGTATATCTACTGGACCATCTCCAACTGA
- the LOC131271920 gene encoding mitochondrial import inner membrane translocase subunit Tim8, protein MTDFGGSDAAKPAVDPELQDFLMAENERARLSAQIHEFTDICWDKCVEKPSNKLDSRTETCLANCVNRFVDTSLLITQRFAQSLQKSQGM, encoded by the exons ATGACAGATTTCGGAGGAAGTGATGCGGCCAAACCAGCCGTCGATCCCGAGCTGCAGGACTTTCTGATGGCCGAAAACGAGAGGGCCCGGCTTAGCGCGCAG ATCCACGAGTTCACCGACATCTGCTGGGATAAGTGCGTTGAGAAACCGAGCAACAAATTGGACAGCCGAACGGAAACATGCCTTGCCAATTGTGTCAATCGCTTCGTCGATACGTCTCTGCTGATCACCCAACGATTTGCGCAAAGTTTACAAAAGAGCCAGGGCATGTAA
- the LOC131271913 gene encoding clathrin light chain isoform X2 gives MNAFGDNFEQSEVDPAAEFLAREQDALAGLEDEIPSVAASATNGSVNGDPVPKADTESTGLGNELNGSFEMISNADAQDPTISSADNNPNADDNDDFAGFTVPKQVTEEPEKIRKWREEQKTRLEEKDCEEERKKDELREQARKELEDWYKHHEEAISKTKAANRNAEKQFVAETDEIEPGTEWERIAKLCDFNPKTNKSSKDISRMRSIILQLKQNPLQANKKV, from the exons ATGAACGCATTCGGTGATAATTTCGAGCAATCGGAGGTCGATCCCGCGGCAGAGTTTTTGGCACGCGAGCAGGACGCCCTTGCTGGGCTTGAAGACGAAATTCCCAGCGTTGCAGCGTCGGCGACGAATGGTTCCGTCAATGGTGATCCCGTACCGAAAGCAG ATACAGAATCGACCGGACTCGGAAATGAGCTAAATGGAAGCTTTGAAATGATCAGTAATGCCGATGCGCAAGATCCAACCATCTCTTCTGCCGATAACAATCCCAACGCAG atgataatgatgattttGCAGGCTTTACAG TGCCGAAGCAGGTGACGGAAGAGCCGGAAAAGATTCGCAAGTGGCGTGAGGAACAGAAGACCCGCCTGGAGGAGAAGGATTGCGAGGAAGAGCGCAAGAAGGATGAGCTGCGTGAGCAGGCACGCAAGGAGCTGGAGGATTGGTACAAACATCACGAGGAAGCCATCTCCAAGACGAAAGCCGCCAACCG AAATGCCGAAAAACAGTTTGTGGCCGAAACGGACGAGATCGAGCCGGGCACCGAGTGGGAACGGATCGCCAAGCTGTGCGACTTCAATCCGAAAACGAACAAATCGAGCAAAGATATTTCGCGTATGCGCTCCATCATTCTGCAACTGAAGCAGAATCCCCTCCAGGCCAACAAGAAGGTTTAA
- the LOC131271913 gene encoding clathrin light chain isoform X5, producing MNAFGDNFEQSEVDPAAEFLAREQDALAGLEDEIPSVAASATNGSVNGDPVPKADTESTGLGNELNGSFEMISNADAQDPTISSADNNPNAVPKQVTEEPEKIRKWREEQKTRLEEKDCEEERKKDELREQARKELEDWYKHHEEAISKTKAANRNAEKQFVAETDEIEPGTEWERIAKLCDFNPKTNKSSKDISRMRSIILQLKQNPLQANKKV from the exons ATGAACGCATTCGGTGATAATTTCGAGCAATCGGAGGTCGATCCCGCGGCAGAGTTTTTGGCACGCGAGCAGGACGCCCTTGCTGGGCTTGAAGACGAAATTCCCAGCGTTGCAGCGTCGGCGACGAATGGTTCCGTCAATGGTGATCCCGTACCGAAAGCAG ATACAGAATCGACCGGACTCGGAAATGAGCTAAATGGAAGCTTTGAAATGATCAGTAATGCCGATGCGCAAGATCCAACCATCTCTTCTGCCGATAACAATCCCAACGCAG TGCCGAAGCAGGTGACGGAAGAGCCGGAAAAGATTCGCAAGTGGCGTGAGGAACAGAAGACCCGCCTGGAGGAGAAGGATTGCGAGGAAGAGCGCAAGAAGGATGAGCTGCGTGAGCAGGCACGCAAGGAGCTGGAGGATTGGTACAAACATCACGAGGAAGCCATCTCCAAGACGAAAGCCGCCAACCG AAATGCCGAAAAACAGTTTGTGGCCGAAACGGACGAGATCGAGCCGGGCACCGAGTGGGAACGGATCGCCAAGCTGTGCGACTTCAATCCGAAAACGAACAAATCGAGCAAAGATATTTCGCGTATGCGCTCCATCATTCTGCAACTGAAGCAGAATCCCCTCCAGGCCAACAAGAAGGTTTAA
- the LOC131271913 gene encoding clathrin light chain isoform X6 produces MNAFGDNFEQSEVDPAAEFLAREQDALAGLEDEIPSVAASATNGSVNGDPVPKAESTGLGNELNGSFEMISNADAQDPTISSADNNPNAEDDNDDFAGFTVPKQVTEEPEKIRKWREEQKTRLEEKDCEEERKKDELREQARKELEDWYKHHEEAISKTKAANRESAKNAEKQFVAETDEIEPGTEWERIAKLCDFNPKTNKSSKDISRMRSIILQLKQNPLQANKKV; encoded by the exons ATGAACGCATTCGGTGATAATTTCGAGCAATCGGAGGTCGATCCCGCGGCAGAGTTTTTGGCACGCGAGCAGGACGCCCTTGCTGGGCTTGAAGACGAAATTCCCAGCGTTGCAGCGTCGGCGACGAATGGTTCCGTCAATGGTGATCCCGTACCGAAAGCAG AATCGACCGGACTCGGAAATGAGCTAAATGGAAGCTTTGAAATGATCAGTAATGCCGATGCGCAAGATCCAACCATCTCTTCTGCCGATAACAATCCCAACGCAG aagatgataatgatgattttGCAGGCTTTACAG TGCCGAAGCAGGTGACGGAAGAGCCGGAAAAGATTCGCAAGTGGCGTGAGGAACAGAAGACCCGCCTGGAGGAGAAGGATTGCGAGGAAGAGCGCAAGAAGGATGAGCTGCGTGAGCAGGCACGCAAGGAGCTGGAGGATTGGTACAAACATCACGAGGAAGCCATCTCCAAGACGAAAGCCGCCAACCG GGAATCGGCCAA AAATGCCGAAAAACAGTTTGTGGCCGAAACGGACGAGATCGAGCCGGGCACCGAGTGGGAACGGATCGCCAAGCTGTGCGACTTCAATCCGAAAACGAACAAATCGAGCAAAGATATTTCGCGTATGCGCTCCATCATTCTGCAACTGAAGCAGAATCCCCTCCAGGCCAACAAGAAGGTTTAA
- the LOC131271918 gene encoding DPH4 homolog, which translates to MANQKDLSHYDVLQVPQNASHEEIRKSYQALVLQHHPDKQRNRNANDSELFMRIDEAWKILRDEQTRRVYDAELMQQMCREEYFVNEVLREVDFEINHEENYRYHTCRCGGFYILPEESPLVESIYISCDECSLIVQVNPP; encoded by the coding sequence ATGGCAAATCAAAAGGATCTGTCACACTACGATGTGCTGCAAGTTCCTCAAAACGCGTCCCACGAAGAGATTCGTAAATCCTATCAAGCCCTCGTCCTCCAGCATCATCCGGACAAACAGAGAAACAGAAATGCAAACGATTCGGAGTTATTCATGCGAATTGATGAAGCATGGAAAATATTACGCGATGAGCAGACGAGACGCGTTTACGATGCCGAGCTGATGCAGCAAATGTGCCGGGAAGAATACTTTGTGAACGAGGTACTGCGGGAGGTAGATTTTGAGATAAATCACGAAGAAAACTATAGGTACCATACCTGCCGTTGTGGGGGATTCTATATTTTACCCGAGGAATCTCCGCTCGTGGAATCGATATATATTTCATGTGACGAATGTTCTCTTATAGTGCAGGTAAATCCGCCATAA
- the LOC131271913 gene encoding clathrin light chain isoform X3, with the protein MNAFGDNFEQSEVDPAAEFLAREQDALAGLEDEIPSVAASATNGSVNGDPVPKAESTGLGNELNGSFEMISNADAQDPTISSADNNPNAEDDNDDFAGFTVPKQVTEEPEKIRKWREEQKTRLEEKDCEEERKKDELREQARKELEDWYKHHEEAISKTKAANRNAEKQFVAETDEIEPGTEWERIAKLCDFNPKTNKSSKDISRMRSIILQLKQNPLQANKKV; encoded by the exons ATGAACGCATTCGGTGATAATTTCGAGCAATCGGAGGTCGATCCCGCGGCAGAGTTTTTGGCACGCGAGCAGGACGCCCTTGCTGGGCTTGAAGACGAAATTCCCAGCGTTGCAGCGTCGGCGACGAATGGTTCCGTCAATGGTGATCCCGTACCGAAAGCAG AATCGACCGGACTCGGAAATGAGCTAAATGGAAGCTTTGAAATGATCAGTAATGCCGATGCGCAAGATCCAACCATCTCTTCTGCCGATAACAATCCCAACGCAG aagatgataatgatgattttGCAGGCTTTACAG TGCCGAAGCAGGTGACGGAAGAGCCGGAAAAGATTCGCAAGTGGCGTGAGGAACAGAAGACCCGCCTGGAGGAGAAGGATTGCGAGGAAGAGCGCAAGAAGGATGAGCTGCGTGAGCAGGCACGCAAGGAGCTGGAGGATTGGTACAAACATCACGAGGAAGCCATCTCCAAGACGAAAGCCGCCAACCG AAATGCCGAAAAACAGTTTGTGGCCGAAACGGACGAGATCGAGCCGGGCACCGAGTGGGAACGGATCGCCAAGCTGTGCGACTTCAATCCGAAAACGAACAAATCGAGCAAAGATATTTCGCGTATGCGCTCCATCATTCTGCAACTGAAGCAGAATCCCCTCCAGGCCAACAAGAAGGTTTAA
- the LOC131271913 gene encoding clathrin light chain isoform X4, with amino-acid sequence MNAFGDNFEQSEVDPAAEFLAREQDALAGLEDEIPSVAASATNGSVNGDPVPKAESTGLGNELNGSFEMISNADAQDPTISSADNNPNADDNDDFAGFTVPKQVTEEPEKIRKWREEQKTRLEEKDCEEERKKDELREQARKELEDWYKHHEEAISKTKAANRNAEKQFVAETDEIEPGTEWERIAKLCDFNPKTNKSSKDISRMRSIILQLKQNPLQANKKV; translated from the exons ATGAACGCATTCGGTGATAATTTCGAGCAATCGGAGGTCGATCCCGCGGCAGAGTTTTTGGCACGCGAGCAGGACGCCCTTGCTGGGCTTGAAGACGAAATTCCCAGCGTTGCAGCGTCGGCGACGAATGGTTCCGTCAATGGTGATCCCGTACCGAAAGCAG AATCGACCGGACTCGGAAATGAGCTAAATGGAAGCTTTGAAATGATCAGTAATGCCGATGCGCAAGATCCAACCATCTCTTCTGCCGATAACAATCCCAACGCAG atgataatgatgattttGCAGGCTTTACAG TGCCGAAGCAGGTGACGGAAGAGCCGGAAAAGATTCGCAAGTGGCGTGAGGAACAGAAGACCCGCCTGGAGGAGAAGGATTGCGAGGAAGAGCGCAAGAAGGATGAGCTGCGTGAGCAGGCACGCAAGGAGCTGGAGGATTGGTACAAACATCACGAGGAAGCCATCTCCAAGACGAAAGCCGCCAACCG AAATGCCGAAAAACAGTTTGTGGCCGAAACGGACGAGATCGAGCCGGGCACCGAGTGGGAACGGATCGCCAAGCTGTGCGACTTCAATCCGAAAACGAACAAATCGAGCAAAGATATTTCGCGTATGCGCTCCATCATTCTGCAACTGAAGCAGAATCCCCTCCAGGCCAACAAGAAGGTTTAA
- the LOC131271913 gene encoding clathrin light chain isoform X1 codes for MNAFGDNFEQSEVDPAAEFLAREQDALAGLEDEIPSVAASATNGSVNGDPVPKADTESTGLGNELNGSFEMISNADAQDPTISSADNNPNAEDDNDDFAGFTVPKQVTEEPEKIRKWREEQKTRLEEKDCEEERKKDELREQARKELEDWYKHHEEAISKTKAANRNAEKQFVAETDEIEPGTEWERIAKLCDFNPKTNKSSKDISRMRSIILQLKQNPLQANKKV; via the exons ATGAACGCATTCGGTGATAATTTCGAGCAATCGGAGGTCGATCCCGCGGCAGAGTTTTTGGCACGCGAGCAGGACGCCCTTGCTGGGCTTGAAGACGAAATTCCCAGCGTTGCAGCGTCGGCGACGAATGGTTCCGTCAATGGTGATCCCGTACCGAAAGCAG ATACAGAATCGACCGGACTCGGAAATGAGCTAAATGGAAGCTTTGAAATGATCAGTAATGCCGATGCGCAAGATCCAACCATCTCTTCTGCCGATAACAATCCCAACGCAG aagatgataatgatgattttGCAGGCTTTACAG TGCCGAAGCAGGTGACGGAAGAGCCGGAAAAGATTCGCAAGTGGCGTGAGGAACAGAAGACCCGCCTGGAGGAGAAGGATTGCGAGGAAGAGCGCAAGAAGGATGAGCTGCGTGAGCAGGCACGCAAGGAGCTGGAGGATTGGTACAAACATCACGAGGAAGCCATCTCCAAGACGAAAGCCGCCAACCG AAATGCCGAAAAACAGTTTGTGGCCGAAACGGACGAGATCGAGCCGGGCACCGAGTGGGAACGGATCGCCAAGCTGTGCGACTTCAATCCGAAAACGAACAAATCGAGCAAAGATATTTCGCGTATGCGCTCCATCATTCTGCAACTGAAGCAGAATCCCCTCCAGGCCAACAAGAAGGTTTAA
- the LOC131271913 gene encoding clathrin light chain isoform X7 yields MNAFGDNFEQSEVDPAAEFLAREQDALAGLEDEIPSVAASATNGSVNGDPVPKAESTGLGNELNGSFEMISNADAQDPTISSADNNPNAVPKQVTEEPEKIRKWREEQKTRLEEKDCEEERKKDELREQARKELEDWYKHHEEAISKTKAANRNAEKQFVAETDEIEPGTEWERIAKLCDFNPKTNKSSKDISRMRSIILQLKQNPLQANKKV; encoded by the exons ATGAACGCATTCGGTGATAATTTCGAGCAATCGGAGGTCGATCCCGCGGCAGAGTTTTTGGCACGCGAGCAGGACGCCCTTGCTGGGCTTGAAGACGAAATTCCCAGCGTTGCAGCGTCGGCGACGAATGGTTCCGTCAATGGTGATCCCGTACCGAAAGCAG AATCGACCGGACTCGGAAATGAGCTAAATGGAAGCTTTGAAATGATCAGTAATGCCGATGCGCAAGATCCAACCATCTCTTCTGCCGATAACAATCCCAACGCAG TGCCGAAGCAGGTGACGGAAGAGCCGGAAAAGATTCGCAAGTGGCGTGAGGAACAGAAGACCCGCCTGGAGGAGAAGGATTGCGAGGAAGAGCGCAAGAAGGATGAGCTGCGTGAGCAGGCACGCAAGGAGCTGGAGGATTGGTACAAACATCACGAGGAAGCCATCTCCAAGACGAAAGCCGCCAACCG AAATGCCGAAAAACAGTTTGTGGCCGAAACGGACGAGATCGAGCCGGGCACCGAGTGGGAACGGATCGCCAAGCTGTGCGACTTCAATCCGAAAACGAACAAATCGAGCAAAGATATTTCGCGTATGCGCTCCATCATTCTGCAACTGAAGCAGAATCCCCTCCAGGCCAACAAGAAGGTTTAA
- the LOC131271913 gene encoding clathrin light chain isoform X8, with translation MNAFGDNFEQSEVDPAAEFLAREQDALAGLEDEIPSVAASATNGSVNGDPVPKAEDDNDDFAGFTVPKQVTEEPEKIRKWREEQKTRLEEKDCEEERKKDELREQARKELEDWYKHHEEAISKTKAANRNAEKQFVAETDEIEPGTEWERIAKLCDFNPKTNKSSKDISRMRSIILQLKQNPLQANKKV, from the exons ATGAACGCATTCGGTGATAATTTCGAGCAATCGGAGGTCGATCCCGCGGCAGAGTTTTTGGCACGCGAGCAGGACGCCCTTGCTGGGCTTGAAGACGAAATTCCCAGCGTTGCAGCGTCGGCGACGAATGGTTCCGTCAATGGTGATCCCGTACCGAAAGCAG aagatgataatgatgattttGCAGGCTTTACAG TGCCGAAGCAGGTGACGGAAGAGCCGGAAAAGATTCGCAAGTGGCGTGAGGAACAGAAGACCCGCCTGGAGGAGAAGGATTGCGAGGAAGAGCGCAAGAAGGATGAGCTGCGTGAGCAGGCACGCAAGGAGCTGGAGGATTGGTACAAACATCACGAGGAAGCCATCTCCAAGACGAAAGCCGCCAACCG AAATGCCGAAAAACAGTTTGTGGCCGAAACGGACGAGATCGAGCCGGGCACCGAGTGGGAACGGATCGCCAAGCTGTGCGACTTCAATCCGAAAACGAACAAATCGAGCAAAGATATTTCGCGTATGCGCTCCATCATTCTGCAACTGAAGCAGAATCCCCTCCAGGCCAACAAGAAGGTTTAA
- the LOC131271913 gene encoding clathrin light chain isoform X9 produces the protein MNAFGDNFEQSEVDPAAEFLAREQDALAGLEDEIPSVAASATNGSVNGDPVPKADDNDDFAGFTVPKQVTEEPEKIRKWREEQKTRLEEKDCEEERKKDELREQARKELEDWYKHHEEAISKTKAANRNAEKQFVAETDEIEPGTEWERIAKLCDFNPKTNKSSKDISRMRSIILQLKQNPLQANKKV, from the exons ATGAACGCATTCGGTGATAATTTCGAGCAATCGGAGGTCGATCCCGCGGCAGAGTTTTTGGCACGCGAGCAGGACGCCCTTGCTGGGCTTGAAGACGAAATTCCCAGCGTTGCAGCGTCGGCGACGAATGGTTCCGTCAATGGTGATCCCGTACCGAAAGCAG atgataatgatgattttGCAGGCTTTACAG TGCCGAAGCAGGTGACGGAAGAGCCGGAAAAGATTCGCAAGTGGCGTGAGGAACAGAAGACCCGCCTGGAGGAGAAGGATTGCGAGGAAGAGCGCAAGAAGGATGAGCTGCGTGAGCAGGCACGCAAGGAGCTGGAGGATTGGTACAAACATCACGAGGAAGCCATCTCCAAGACGAAAGCCGCCAACCG AAATGCCGAAAAACAGTTTGTGGCCGAAACGGACGAGATCGAGCCGGGCACCGAGTGGGAACGGATCGCCAAGCTGTGCGACTTCAATCCGAAAACGAACAAATCGAGCAAAGATATTTCGCGTATGCGCTCCATCATTCTGCAACTGAAGCAGAATCCCCTCCAGGCCAACAAGAAGGTTTAA